GAACCCTACTAAGTTTGCTAAAAATGATTTTGTTACGGAAAAATTACAGGTAAAATTAGTTGAATGACttgaaaaaacagtttaaaacattaaaaaaggtCAAATAGAAACAACAATATGTAAATAGCTTTGAAGAAAATGGTAAAAACCAACAAATCCTCAAGAAacagtgtgaaagaaaaatcaGTCAAAGTAACTGAaactttggtaacactttacttgaagcacccggtatagcacattataagtagttataaatactcatacatgatcacaatgctttataacccactatacagcatagggttagggtttggtcctggcattgtgaccatctatgaatgtttataactatagctacacgtgttataatggcattagaatgctttatgaatgtacttacaatgtgttatacaggggggcttcaaatgaAGTGTTACCAAAACTTTAAAGGGCcctttaaaagcattaaaaaagagtgaagctgctgaaaatgTGGCTCCAGGTGAGATTTATTTGTCGTTGTGGTAAATgttctacacttatatagcgctttaaCTCTGCATtaacagagcccaaagcgcttcacactgcagcatcacattcacccattcacacacacgtggaggcggccgccatgcaaggcgctcggTCCGTCCACTAGGGTTCAGTGTCtggcccaaggacacttcgacatgcagagacaggaatcgaactaacaacctcccaatTGTGAGATGACcactctccccactgaaccacacaaAACGTGGTTCTCTGGGTCACGgagcatgcctgtgtgtgtgtgtgtgtgtgtgtgtgtgtgcgcgtgcacctCGATGACGCTCAGCGTGTCGTTCAGCTCCTTGTCCCTCTGCTCCGTCCCCCTGGGTTTGTCCTGGTCGTCCTCGTAGTAAACGCCGAAGCTCAGGAAGACTTGCAGCGAGCCGAAGCGGTTGTGGAAGTTACTGAAACACATCTGATAGAAACCTGCAGGGACAGAAGGACCGTCACCGTCCTCTGACCGGCTCCACGCTCAGCCTGATTCAACGCCTCAGGACGTATTTCACCACccattaaagacattttcagtccTGTGCTTGACTTTTCTCGTCATTGTAAACAAAGAAGCACAAATAGCAATTTATTTGTATTGATTAATTTTTATGAAAACCTGTTTGAAAGCGTGAAACTGAACCAAAATGATCttatatttcagattttatatGAATAAGGTTAAAAAGGTCATATTATGTGTGATGTCACTCAAGTCAAAATAGAAGTTTagctttcaaaataagagtacCTGGACTTCAGACTACTGAAGTAGTaactgctgagcagcagcatgaaCCCAGACTGTGCAAACAGGGATGAAATAAAACGGGGACCTttagaaagtggaaaaaaataacgcATGACAACAACTGGGCCCTCAATGAATTTGGTGAAACGAGGAGGTGAACTCCTTATTTTCTTCATCACGGTGACAGTTTCTCCTTTCCTCAGTCAGGTTTCTCACTCTGAACTCTTTTTCTCTTCcctgtttctgtattttatttagaTTCTGCTCttaatgtttttcttgctcTGCCAGTTAAATTTCGACGGAGGCTTTTCTGCTGTCAAAcggtgacatctagtggtcacaccTGGTACAGAACCCCTTCAGTCCCACCAGCAGCCAAACAGCTGCGTTAATTGTTGCATGTGCAGCTTTTCCTAAAACAAATGGTTTATTGATCCCTCGAAGCGCTGATCCACGAGAGAACTCGCCCAATGAAGAGAGAAAGCTAAACGTTCAATGAGACGGAGAACAGGAGAGGCAGAGCGGAGGCTGGCGTACCGGTCTCCGACGCCTCGAAGTCGGCCTGCCCCAGGGCGTCGCCGATGTTGGTGAGCAGCAGGCCGCTGGGGGCGTTGATGGTGACGGTCAGGTGTCTGTCGTGGACGACGCCGGTCACCCActgcacctgcacacacacgcttcaggttcagccgccgccgccgcctcgtcaCCGACCTGACCAGCGGGATGATGGGAACGCTGTGGACCCACGGTGAAGCCAGCTCCTGCTTCACCTGGTTTCGGCCTGCAGGCCTTCAGGAGCTCATGGCGCTGCCCTCACTGCAGCTCAAACAGTCCGATTGAGAgcggaggaagagaggagagctcTGTGGTGCACGTTTATTGTGTGGAAAGTGTgaaaaaatggaacaaaacaaCCTGGAGCTGTGACAGGCTGTGTTTTCGCTTCACCTGATTGATccacaaaaagcacaaacaacCAATAAAAATCTAAATCCGGAGCAAGAGGAGCAGCACTCAGCCGGACGGACTCCTCTGTCACCGAGCCACAGGTcgcttcaaaaacaaaactccaaCACAAACCAAGAAACGTTcgagaggaaaaaggaaaatagaCAAAATGACCAAACTAGGTAGAAACAACTAAATgaaaaaccataaaaacatAAAGAGCTGGTCtctaacagtgctctttctctcgaCCCGAATCTGCCCAGCTCTTCCTGCACCTCAACCTGGAAGcccacaggaagcagaagatccctggggtcagaggtcaagccCCCCCCTCACCATGTAGCTGAGGTAGAACTTCTCTCCGAGGTGGGCGAAGTGCCAGAAGCACTCCAGGCCTTTGGCGGGGATCACCACGGAGAACTCGTACTGGTCGGAGCCCCAGAACAGCTCCTGGTCCGTGATGTTGGGGTGGGGGTCGGTCAGGGGCCCCCCCCTCCGCCGGGCTCCACAGGACCAGCAGGCACAAACACAGGAGCTCCAACATGTCTGGAGAACGCAGaaccttcctcttcttcttcctctgctttaCTGAAGTGGCCGCCCGCACTGACCACAGCGGCTTAACCTCCACGTCAGCGCTGGGAAAACCTGCTGCAGGGGCAGCTGGAGCCGGCGGGGCAGATAAACACCtgcccccaccccaacccccaccccaacccccacccccagagGAGGAACCTGATCCAGGCCAGAGGTCGACACGGAACAAGCCAAGGTTCTCTGAGGCTCcgggagtggaggaggaaaacCAGATCAGACCGGAAGGagtcagcagcacacacacacacacacacacacacacacactccacggGCTTCACTGCTGAGCAACCAAGAAGGAACGGTCACGCCAGGAGGGTTCTCTGTTCGTGTTCTCCGGAGAACCTCAGAGCTCAGTGTGATTCATCCTCAGTGAATCTACAAAGAAAAATTCACGACATCATCTGCGTTGCTTCAGTAATGTGATCAGAGAGTCTCTCCTGGCGCCTCGTCACACCGAGAACTCGGCTCCGCCCCTCCGAgggcgtttccatggaaacagaggcaGCTTGAGTCCAGCGAAGGGGCTGATCCAGAGCAGGGAGGGCGGTCCTCCGAACACCgagctaagccccgcccaccggccTCCAGCATccccctggacacacacacacacacacacacacacacacaccaaaaacatGATCAAACACCATGTGTCGCCGCTGATCACCCTGAGACTGGATGTGTGTGGAGCcctgagggtggaggatggagggaggaggtggagggtggaggtggaggcctccagctgttcctcacCGCGGCGGAGCTGCAGATGGAGTGAAGCTGAGTGCTGAACATCACGGCGGtgaaggtgaggaagaggaggctctCCATGCAGAGGAAGATCATCAGTAAGATGGTCACAGGAGGAGAGAAGTCGCTGCACTCTGACGACAGAAAACCAGcgagagtgagaggagggaggagccgggcggaggagggaggagccgggcggaggagggaggaggcaggtggaggcgggCGGAGACAGCACTCGGACTCACCTGTCCACTGCAGCCGGACGCAGGAGATGAAGTGGTATCCACACAGAGCCAGAGCGTGGCCCGACAGGATGGACACGTACATCTGGACACAGCGCAGGAGCTCCGTCAGAGGGAGGACCAGCTCTGAagggatgctaatgctaatcactgcTACTGTGGATGGAGatccatgctaatgctaatcactgcCACTGTGGATGGAGacagtgctaatgctaatgacaGAAAGGTGTGGTCAGGACTGAGTGAGTTCAGGAGgaatcagctgtttctctgctaACAGACAAGAGTTCAGTCAAACAGGAAACCAGCTGCTCGAACAAAGCAAACCCAGACTGAAGCTTCTGCAGTGTGaataagagtgtgtgtgggtgtgcggcTGATGGAGAGGAGGCTCGTGTCACACTGACGGTGAAGAGGACGAAGAAGCGCTGGTTCCTCTCGCCCACGCAGTTGTTGACCCAGGGACAGTGGTGGTCCATCCTGCGGATGCAGCGCTGGCAGATGCTGCTCAGGGAGCACAGAGCACAGtcactgctgagtgtgtgtgtgtgtgtgtgtgtgtgtgaggcggaGCCTCCCACCTGCAGTGGTGGGCTCGGTGGGGTTTGATGCTGCAGCACTTGGAGCACTTGGAGAGCTCCTGACccgggaggagctgcaggtcgGTCCCGTGACGCCGGGCGGCGTTTCCCCGAGGAACGGCGCCCTGCAGCGCAGCGAGACACGACGGAGAGACTGAAACGGCGGGAGACATGGAGGACGAgaaggacagaaagacaaactgaaggACAAGGAGACTGTCaataaacaagtgaaaaaaggaaaatatggaaaaaatgaagagatgaaacaaaaagtaaagaaaacagatgaagagcaagaagaggggaaaaagaaaaaactaaaaaagagtaaatttgagggaggaggtgaagagaggaggtgaaaacggagcagtgtgtgtagcagtgtgtgacGGAGCAGTGTGTGATATAGCGGTCTGTGACgaagcggtgtgtgtgtgtgaaggagcggTGTGTGacggagcagtgtgtgtgtggcggagcggTCACCGGGTCGGTCAGCATGGTGCGCAGGTGCGCCGCCAGCGCCAGCGCCGCCAGGCCGTTGAAGCCCAGGCCGTGCACGGCGGCGTGCACGGAGCCGccggagggcagcagcagcacgaaGGTCACCACGAAGACGGCGAAGAGCACCAGCAGCCAGGTGACGGCGGCGCACAGCACGCCGCAGCAGTCCGGGACGAACCACagcgcccccccctcctcctccgcctccaccgccacctgccccgccccctccgcctccagcaggaggcgctgccgctgagcggaGGACGTCCTCATCTGGAGGGAACAGCAGACCGAGGTCACATGATCAACTCATTTTTTTGTTAccctaaaataaaaatgacatttcgAGCTCACAGGCTGGACGTCCTGACTTCTCTCTATCGAAGACGATTCCTTCACAGCAGATTTCACTTTTCTACACAAGACGTGGATAAAAACCCAAACgttcctccaggaagaggaaCGAGGAGATGAATGAATCCGGGGAAGAAGAAACTCACCTCAGCCGTCTTCACATCTTCTCTGTCAGCGTCTCGTGcctgtggacagcagaggacagacagatggacatgGGACGTGAGACAGGAGGAAGCTCTGCCACTGCCACAGCTCACCAGCTCAAATGACACCATACGCTCGAAATATGGAGGAACATGAATTATTTTAATGAGAGCAGCAGGATTTATCAGTGATCTCCACGTCTGGACTTTGACATCTGTAACTCATTATTGTGGAGAtagaggaaaaaataaagaatttataACAaagggaaataaagaaaaactgaaggaaagacaaacaaaaaacaaaagaagaaagaccAAAGACAACCaagaaaaaactgaaggaaggaaaaaagtaATAGTCTTTTTTTAACGGACTTGTATTCATCCATCAGCAAATTATGAAATATCATTACAAACCAATAATGTTGTGTTATCTTTCTAATCATATGATTACAtgatgattattttatttttcaaattaatATCTCAGGCTTATTTCCATATTTGAATGTGTCATGTTGAATTTTCAGAGCATGAGCACAAACTGGAGGGAACCCTCATCGACCGCACCCTGCTCGGTGTCACTGAGCTCCCGGAGCCTGGAGGATATTCAGACATCATTATTCTCTTCAATCCATCCTCCAGGCATGGCTCAGTGTTTACTGGCTGCTACAGCCGAGCAGAGAGGCTGTCCAGCGGGAAGCGGCCGCGACCGGCGAGGAAGAAGTACAGACCGTGAGAGGAGACGAGCCGGAGGGATGTCTGGGTCAGATGGAGCCCGCTGCGGACCGCCGGGAAGAACCTCCTCCGCCATCACTGCCTCATCAGCGGCTggcagcggcggagcggcgtcctgcgccctctggtggtctgagggTAATATAACAGCAGGAGCGGCGAtcggcgccctctggtggactgAAGGTAATACAGCAGGAGGGGCGTCCTGCGTCCTCTGGTGGACAGAAGGTAATACAGCAGGAGGGGCGTCctgcgccctctggtggactgAAGGTAATACAGCAGGAGGGGCGTCctgcgccctctggtggacagaAGGTAATACAGCAGGAGGGGCGTCctgcgccctctggtggactgAAGGTAATACAGCAGGAGGGGCGTCctgcgccctctggtggcctgAAGGTAATACAGCAGGAGGGGCGTCctgcgccctctggtggactgAAGGTAATACAGCAGGAGATTGCATATTTACTGACACGTTCGCTTCAAGCTTTTGAATGTTTAGTGCACACACAGTGCAAAATTGTGATCCTGATGATTGAATTTGAAATGacattgatattttttttgtttctgagattttttaaaaaaaatatatgaatctTTTAATATTTAGATGAACCTAGggctttttaaaacatttgtaaGGATTGtattgctttgttttaattttgtagTTATGATTCATTTACATTTATCTATTTTGATCGACGGACCGGTTGTCTGTTGTAATTTATgtgtttctcttaaaaaaaaactttatcatCTTGAGGTGCCGACTAACTGTGTccctttgatttattttattttctaaagtcTTTCTTATCTTGAAAAAACATCCCTACTGGAAGCGTTTTCAGAGAGAACAGTTCTACAGTTTTTACAGAGCAACATGAAACTTAGAGAGTATATTTGTTATTTAATGCAGCAGTAACTCAGCGGCAGTGAGGGGAGTGGTTTCAGCGGATCAGAAGAACAGTCTGGCCTCTTCTATGTTGTGGTTATTTAAGAATTTTGAGAAGCAGACAAACTTTGGGTGAAACCCCACGAGCGCGCTCCCGCGGCCGGTGGACCGTTCTGCCCCGCGGTCACTTTTTCTCGTTACACCGCGGCTCCTTGAGAATGGAGCGCGGAGCGTGTGCGTGCGGGGAGGACGGCTGCCGGCCGGAGGAAGTGGCGCCTCGTCCTCTTTGCGTGAGGAGCCTTGCGGTGTTTTTCCTGCGTGCGGAACCGTGGAGCCTCGTCCGCGTGAAGCCCCCGCGCGTGCGTCTGCTCCCCGGGCGAAGTAGTTTGCGCGCACAGAAGCGGAGGGAGAAGTGTGCCGAGGTGAGTCCGCACATCCTGCGCGCGCCCCGGGACGTGCACGGTGGTGCTGGAAGTGCACGTGGACCCCTCTCAGTGCTCCGGAGTTTGTGCAGCTGTGCGCGTTCATGTCGCGAGTGAGCAGATCTGGGTTCTGCTGCGATTCTCCCGAAACGGGGATCAGCAGAGGCTTTCAGCAGTTCACCCAGTCCGggtgcagggggcgctgtggcgctCAGGCGTtcaggtgcgttcaggtgtgttcaggtgtgttcaggtgcgttcaggtgtgttcgGGTGGTGTTCTGTCTCAGAAAACCGATGAGTCCAGGGAAAACCCCAGGTCTGCCCCGCTGCACCCACATGGAGCTACACCCTCACCTGGAGCACTGTCGGGAAAGGCGGAGGACACTCCAGTAGTTGATCAGTTAGGCTGTAGTTTGGGGGCGTTGGagttagacacacacacacacacacacacacacacacacacacacacacacacatccgtcCTGGGTGGAGCGGCAGGTCTTGTTTGGACTGTGGCGGTTGGTGCTCAGAGGCCTTCCACTACGTTCAGGTTGTACTGAGCCGCTTTAAATtccttaatgtgtgtgtgtgtgtgtgtgtgtgtgtgtgtgttaaagccACTAAGCCCTCTAACTCCATGCAGAGAGCCGCTCCGGGCTGACTGAGCTCCTCGGAGCGCCGGGGTCATGAGCTGCTGACCCCTCCGGAGGATTTGCTGGGATTTTAAGACCAAGGTAACGATCCGGGGTTGTGATTCTAGTGTGTGTTGTTGCCGAGTGTGTGGGGGTATTGATCTGGATGGCGACGGGTCGGGGAGTCAATACGGAGACTTCAACGTTCACTCACTGTtttttacccacaatgccttcTGTTGGTGTTGTTGTACACAGAACTGAAGCTTTATCCAGAAACTGTCTTGGTTGTTTTTCAGTAGGGCTGAGCAACGGATGGCCTTTCTATCTACTctgctgcctttttttgtttcacgAAACAGAACTCTTGCTTTGGAAAAttgagttttcagtgaaaaaagtaaaaaaactcAGGATTTAGTTTGGAGCCAGAGTCACAGCCTGATTTGGAAGCAGTTTCTGGTGCTTGGTGAGTCTGACTCCAGCTTGTTGCCACCAGCTTTGATTTTGCTTTCAGAATCTTCCCTCCAGTTACCTCATTTTATTAGAATTACTCTCCACCTGTGCACATAGTCCATCATGCATTGCCACGTCTGAGAGTACCGCCAAAACAAGGAAAAGCAGAGGTTATTGATCAGAGTGGGACCGGAGGGGGGGTCGTGACGGAGTTTCCTCTGAACACGGAAACATCTGCGCTGTGCCTTCACGTCTCGGTTTGAGTTGGCAGAGCAGCGTCGGACACACAGCGCTGCTGGAGCAGGGCGCGCCGGATTGATCCTGTATTCTGGCTTCTCTGGCCGGTGGTGGGTTCATGAGCGGACTTCAGGCTGCGTTGGTGGCGACCTTTAACCCCTGTGGCGTCTCAGGGTTCAGCTGAGGCCGGGCCGCTCGGCGCTCAGCGACGCCTCGGTCAGGACGGCtggaagaggaagcagagaccagcaggaagTGCTGCGCTGACTGGACGGTCGGCTCGTGGAGTGGCCGGTTTAACGCCGTCTCAGTGCTgcagtctgacctctgacctctgcaggtCCTTCAGGCCTCGTTTCAGCTCC
Above is a window of Salarias fasciatus chromosome 7, fSalaFa1.1, whole genome shotgun sequence DNA encoding:
- the LOC115391490 gene encoding palmitoyltransferase ZDHHC7-like, coding for MVSFELARDADREDVKTAEAEEEGGALWFVPDCCGVLCAAVTWLLVLFAVFVVTFVLLLPSGGSVHAAVHGLGFNGLAALALAAHLRTMLTDPGAVPRGNAARRHGTDLQLLPGQELSKCSKCCSIKPHRAHHCSICQRCIRRMDHHCPWVNNCVGERNQRFFVLFTMYVSILSGHALALCGYHFISCVRLQWTECSDFSPPVTILLMIFLCMESLLFLTFTAVMFSTQLHSICSSAAGS